The proteins below come from a single Pedobacter aquae genomic window:
- a CDS encoding peptidylprolyl isomerase has protein sequence MKKYLIIALLFVSNSLLAQKKVIDKVVAVVGDNVILQSEVDQQYAQYLVQGTKPDPGIKCYILQNMLSQKLLSQQAVIDSITVNDDEVDEEIDRRMRRSIANAGGQDRLEEFLGRSVLQYKDEIRPDIKEQLVAQKMQAKITEKVEVTPLDVRRFFNEIPKDSLPTFNTEVEVGELVVYPELTKKEKEFYKDKAEALRLRVKSGDNFGTLARLYSQDPGSAADGGELPFFDRQTMAKEFTAWAFKLKEKEMSPVFETEFGFHFLEVLERKGEQVRARHILVIPETTPASLDRAKVEIDSIYKKVIDKKMDFSTAASLYSDNNDTKYNGGMILNYESSNRTTFIPTDKLDPAIFLVVDTMKVGTYSNPEVFADARGKKGYRFLYLRSKTPPHKANLEQDLPKLKDAAYETKVNKVVSEWFEKRRKASYIKIDKEFQSCDVLQEWVTKPVTAKE, from the coding sequence ATGAAGAAGTATTTAATAATTGCGCTACTTTTTGTAAGCAACAGCCTTCTGGCACAAAAGAAGGTGATAGACAAAGTAGTGGCTGTGGTGGGTGATAACGTGATTTTACAATCTGAGGTTGACCAACAATATGCGCAATACTTAGTGCAAGGCACTAAACCTGACCCTGGTATTAAATGCTATATTTTACAAAATATGTTGAGCCAGAAACTGCTATCGCAACAAGCTGTAATAGATTCTATCACGGTTAATGATGATGAGGTAGATGAAGAAATTGATAGAAGAATGCGTAGATCTATAGCCAATGCAGGCGGGCAAGATAGGTTAGAAGAGTTCTTAGGTCGTTCTGTATTGCAATATAAAGATGAAATCAGACCAGATATCAAAGAGCAATTGGTAGCTCAAAAAATGCAAGCCAAAATCACTGAAAAAGTAGAAGTAACCCCTTTAGATGTAAGAAGATTTTTTAACGAGATTCCTAAAGATTCACTTCCTACTTTTAATACAGAAGTTGAAGTAGGCGAATTGGTGGTTTATCCTGAGTTAACAAAAAAAGAGAAAGAGTTTTATAAAGACAAAGCAGAAGCTTTACGTTTAAGAGTTAAAAGCGGCGATAATTTTGGAACCTTAGCGAGATTATATTCTCAAGACCCTGGCTCTGCAGCCGATGGTGGCGAGCTACCTTTCTTTGATAGACAAACCATGGCAAAGGAATTTACAGCTTGGGCTTTTAAATTAAAAGAAAAAGAAATGTCTCCTGTTTTTGAAACCGAATTTGGTTTTCACTTTTTAGAGGTTCTTGAAAGAAAGGGTGAGCAAGTAAGAGCAAGGCATATCTTAGTAATTCCAGAAACAACGCCAGCTTCTTTAGATAGGGCCAAAGTAGAAATAGACTCTATCTATAAAAAGGTTATAGATAAAAAGATGGATTTCTCTACCGCCGCATCTTTATATTCTGATAATAACGATACCAAATATAATGGTGGGATGATATTAAATTACGAGAGTTCTAACAGAACTACGTTTATCCCTACTGATAAGTTAGACCCTGCTATATTTTTGGTTGTAGATACCATGAAAGTTGGAACTTATTCTAACCCAGAAGTATTTGCCGATGCTAGAGGTAAAAAAGGCTATCGTTTCTTGTATTTAAGATCTAAAACACCACCTCATAAAGCCAATTTAGAGCAGGACTTACCTAAGTTAAAAGATGCTGCTTATGAAACTAAAGTTAATAAAGTGGTGAGCGAGTGGTTTGAGAAAAGAAGAAAAGCAAGCTATATTAAAATAGATAAGGAATTTCAATCTTGTGATGTTTTGCAAG
- a CDS encoding non-canonical purine NTP diphosphatase, producing the protein MQLVFATNNHHKVAEVQSKINQQIKVLSLADIGCFEDIAETGLTLEENASIKSRYIFGAYQINCFADDTGLEIEALNQEPGVFSARYSGTRDSEKNIDLVLEKLKNENNRKARFRTVISLILNGKEILFEGIVNGNIRKERTGTGGFGYDAIFEPEGYNITFAEMDMASKNNISHRGLAVEKLIHYLNSL; encoded by the coding sequence ATGCAATTGGTATTTGCCACAAATAACCATCACAAAGTAGCAGAAGTACAATCAAAAATAAACCAACAAATAAAGGTTTTAAGCTTGGCTGATATTGGTTGTTTTGAGGATATTGCCGAAACCGGCTTAACCTTAGAAGAAAATGCCTCTATAAAAAGCAGGTATATTTTTGGTGCTTATCAAATAAATTGCTTTGCCGATGATACTGGTTTAGAAATTGAAGCTCTTAACCAAGAGCCCGGTGTATTCTCTGCCCGGTATAGTGGAACCAGAGATTCTGAAAAAAACATCGATTTAGTTTTAGAGAAACTTAAAAACGAAAACAACCGTAAAGCCCGCTTCAGAACTGTTATTTCTTTAATATTAAACGGAAAAGAGATTTTATTCGAAGGAATTGTAAATGGGAATATCCGTAAAGAAAGAACCGGTACAGGCGGCTTTGGTTATGATGCTATTTTTGAACCAGAGGGCTATAACATTACTTTTGCAGAGATGGATATGGCAAGTAAAAATAACATTAGCCACCGTGGTTTGGCTGTAGAAAAACTTATTCATTACTTAAATAGCTTGTAA
- a CDS encoding LiaI-LiaF-like domain-containing protein, translated as MKTDRIFWGIILVYIGGIILLENFNMIDFSWRYIWRFWPLVLIVTGINILFAKKKTILAIALVAGVTVISLGFITYKGLNNDSNTGITWSNDDKVEVERDSKELNAYTETYDPRFKIVKLEVSGGASSFVIDEYTDNLFEANIKGAKARYILKKTEQDSTVSLDFTTNNNKDFNFKDEEYSKVKLFLNTNPLWDISLKMGAGKATFDLSDYKVRNLDLEGGAAKFDIKLGSLQDSVSLNAETGVAKVVIKIPENSGCLIENTSELSSRKFDGFKENEVGDYETPNFKTAKQKIYINFKGGLSDFEVRRY; from the coding sequence ATGAAAACAGATAGAATTTTTTGGGGAATCATATTGGTTTATATAGGAGGAATTATCCTATTAGAGAATTTTAATATGATTGATTTTAGCTGGCGATATATCTGGCGCTTTTGGCCACTTGTTTTAATTGTTACAGGTATCAATATCTTATTTGCCAAGAAGAAAACGATTTTAGCAATAGCTTTGGTAGCAGGTGTAACTGTTATAAGTTTAGGTTTTATCACTTATAAAGGTTTAAATAACGACTCTAATACGGGTATTACCTGGTCTAATGACGATAAAGTAGAGGTAGAAAGAGATTCAAAAGAATTAAATGCTTATACCGAAACTTATGACCCACGTTTTAAAATTGTTAAGCTTGAAGTTTCTGGTGGAGCAAGTTCTTTTGTGATTGATGAATACACAGATAATTTATTTGAAGCCAATATAAAAGGCGCTAAGGCTAGATATATTTTAAAGAAAACCGAGCAGGATAGTACTGTAAGCTTAGATTTTACTACCAATAACAATAAAGATTTCAACTTTAAAGATGAAGAATATAGCAAGGTTAAACTTTTTTTAAATACGAATCCACTTTGGGATATCAGTTTAAAAATGGGAGCTGGTAAAGCAACTTTTGATTTATCTGATTATAAAGTAAGAAACTTAGACTTAGAAGGCGGTGCTGCAAAATTTGATATTAAACTAGGTAGTTTACAAGATAGTGTAAGCCTTAACGCAGAAACTGGTGTTGCAAAAGTGGTGATTAAAATTCCTGAAAACTCTGGATGCTTAATAGAAAACACCAGCGAACTTTCATCGCGTAAGTTTGATGGTTTTAAAGAAAATGAAGTAGGCGATTACGAAACGCCAAATTTTAAAACCGCAAAGCAGAAAATTTATATCAACTTTAAAGGTGGCTTAAGTGATTTTGAAGTAAGAAGATATTGA
- a CDS encoding PspC domain-containing protein, whose product MSKKLTRNMSDKMVAGVASGLADYFQLDVTWVRIAFALAVFFGGGGFLIYIILWIALPEQYSAMYGGYAKNYQPPMPDYTSYKASKKKEKNSNISTVGGLILIVLGSYFLMEEFDLIPDWFSISKLWPLVFVVLGLTMLMKTRKEKEVLTETKEEEPVEETTAQEVTEDKTNENL is encoded by the coding sequence ATGTCTAAAAAATTAACAAGAAACATGAGCGACAAGATGGTTGCTGGTGTTGCCTCAGGATTAGCAGATTACTTTCAGTTAGATGTGACCTGGGTTAGAATTGCATTTGCTTTAGCAGTATTTTTTGGTGGCGGTGGCTTTTTAATTTATATCATTTTATGGATTGCTTTGCCAGAACAATATAGTGCTATGTATGGTGGTTACGCCAAAAATTATCAGCCGCCAATGCCAGATTATACTTCCTATAAAGCATCAAAAAAGAAAGAGAAAAATTCTAACATAAGTACAGTTGGCGGTTTAATCCTCATTGTTTTAGGCTCGTATTTCTTAATGGAAGAATTTGATTTAATACCAGATTGGTTTAGCATCAGCAAACTTTGGCCTTTAGTTTTTGTGGTTTTAGGTTTAACGATGTTGATGAAAACTAGAAAAGAAAAAGAAGTGCTAACAGAAACTAAAGAGGAAGAGCCAGTGGAAGAAACAACAGCACAAGAAGTAACTGAAGATAAAACCAACGAAAATTTATAG
- a CDS encoding SDR family oxidoreductase: MNILITGATKGIGKAIAIKMAQEGHYLALCARNETELTSLKEEIQKLYPSVKVYTQAVNCSLKAEVNAFAAQSLQYFGFIDVLINNVGVFEPAAILDEADDLLEKHFMVNVNCAYLLYKKIGLSMREARKGHIFNICSVASIQNIVNAGSYCVTKAAMLSLNNIMRAELINNQVKVTAVLPGSTLTSSWEGTTVAADKFIQPEDVALMINQTLNLSAGANVDQLIISPTGGQV; this comes from the coding sequence AATAAAAATGGCACAAGAAGGCCATTATTTAGCTTTATGCGCAAGAAACGAAACCGAACTTACATCCTTAAAAGAAGAAATACAAAAGCTTTATCCATCTGTTAAAGTATACACTCAGGCCGTTAATTGCAGCTTAAAAGCAGAAGTAAATGCTTTTGCGGCACAATCTTTACAGTATTTTGGTTTTATTGATGTTTTAATCAATAACGTTGGCGTTTTTGAGCCAGCGGCTATCTTAGATGAAGCTGATGATTTATTAGAAAAGCACTTTATGGTGAATGTGAATTGCGCTTATTTATTGTATAAAAAAATAGGTTTAAGTATGCGAGAAGCTAGAAAAGGTCATATTTTTAACATTTGTTCTGTAGCTAGCATTCAGAATATTGTAAATGCTGGTTCTTATTGTGTAACAAAAGCAGCGATGCTTAGTCTTAACAATATTATGAGAGCAGAATTAATAAATAACCAAGTAAAAGTAACAGCTGTTTTGCCTGGTTCAACATTAACAAGTTCTTGGGAGGGTACAACCGTGGCGGCAGATAAATTTATACAGCCAGAAGATGTTGCCCTCATGATTAACCAAACTTTAAACCTAAGTGCAGGGGCCAATGTAGATCAATTGATAATTAGCCCAACAGGCGGACAAGTTTAA